GCGTTTGGACATGATTAAGTAAGTAAAGACAACGACCATGGAAATTCCTAAAAAAGTAAGAATATAGATCCCCCCTGATGAGTAATCGCTTTCTATTCCAAGGATAATATAATTGTACAAATAAGTGAAATCGATTTTTTTTTAGGTTTTTTTAAAAAAATACTTATAATCTGTTTTTTCAAGGGGGACACATTTTATTGTGCTTTTATTAAAGATGATTCGTATTTTTATTTAAATAATCAATGAAATTTTTCACGGTAGAAAGCTTTAACGAATCTTGGTTATACATTAGCCATGTATTTCTCAACAAGGGCTCTCCATTATTGTAGGACAGCGCGTACGTAAACAAGTTATCCGTTGGTTGCAGGCATATTTCTGGCAAAATGGAAACACCGAGGTCGTGTTTAACCATTTCTTTGCAAGTCTCCTGCCGATCGGTTTCCATTGTTACCAACGGAGGCTCTGAAAATCGATCATGCCACCATCCGTAAATTAAATTTTTTAAGGAACTGTCGGTTTTGTAGTTAATAAATGGTAGTTTTGGCAGGTTGTCTAAATCAACTTCTTTTTTGGATATTAAGCAAAGTCTTTCTTTATGAATCAATGTTTTGATTCCATACCATTCATAGTTGCCGCGAAGGATCCCCAACTGAACATTGGAGGAATCAAGAAGCTGCATAATTTCTGTACTCCATCCTGTATTCACGTTAAATTGAACATGAGGATACTTGTTGGAAAATCCCTTTAGTATTTTAGGAAGCCTATATTGTGCGAAGTTGCTAGAAACGCCAAGCCTTAACGTGCCCCTTACTTCTTTTTGCATATTCAATATATAATCTTTCGTTTTTAGCAGCTTTTTGATCATTTCTTCCGCGTAGCCTGCTAAATGGATGCCTTCCGAAGTAAACTCTATTCCTCCTTTTATTTTGAAGAACAATTCTGTTCCAATTTCCTTCTCCAAATTTTTCAGGCGGTAAGTTAATGCCGGTTGTGAAATATACAAACGTTCCGCCGCCCGGCTAATATTTTTTTCTTCATATAAAGTCCTTATCGCAATCCAATCTTTTTCGTCCATACCCATCACCTCTGTGATTTGGATTATAAGTTTTTTTGTGTTTTTTTTTAAAAAAACATGTATTTTACTTATTATTGAACCTATCATACTATATTTTCATAGGAATCGGGACTGCTAAAATATAGACAGAGAAAAGGTGGTTGTACCAATGAAAGTACCAGTAGCTGTAATGCGTGGAGGAACAAGTAAAGGTGTGTTTATCAACTTTGAACATATGCCTTCCAATCGCTCGCATTGGGGAGACTTCTTACTAGATGTGATGGGGAGTCCGGATCGCAGACAGATTGATGGTCTTGGCGGAGCGAATTCGTTGACAAGTAAAGCGGCGATTATCAAAAAATCGGATTCAGCAGATTTTGACGTGGAATATACCTTTGCGCAGATCAGCATCGATAATCAAATGGTTGATTTCAAAGGTAATTGTGGGAATATTTCGTCTGCTGTAGGGCCGTACTGCATTGAGCAAGGATTAGTAGTTGCACAAGAGCCTGTTACTACGGTGAGGATTTTTAATACGAATACTCAAAAACTGATTATCGCTGAAGTAGAAGTGGAAAACGGACGTGTGAAAATCGATGGAAGTTGCTCCATTCCCGGCGTTCCCGGTACGGGGTCACCTATTTATCTTTCGTTTACTCGTGCAGAAGGAGCGGTTACCGGAAAACTCTTTCCCACAGGAAATCCGGTTGACATGATTAAAACGAAAGACCGTCTGATTCCTGTTTCCATTATTGATGTTGCGAATCCACTCGTTTTTGTAAGAGCGCAGGATATTGGTTTGAGGGGCAACGAATTGCCTTCGGATTACACTCAACAAAAACTAAATGAATTAGAAGAAATTCGATCAATCGCTGCTGAAATGTGCCAATTTTCCGACAGAAATTCTGCTACATTGAAATCCCCCGCTGTTCCAAAAATGACGATCATAGCTCCACCGATGAGCTACGTTGATCTAACAGGAACGGAAAGAAAAGCGTCAGA
This Ammoniphilus sp. CFH 90114 DNA region includes the following protein-coding sequences:
- a CDS encoding LysR family transcriptional regulator, with amino-acid sequence MDEKDWIAIRTLYEEKNISRAAERLYISQPALTYRLKNLEKEIGTELFFKIKGGIEFTSEGIHLAGYAEEMIKKLLKTKDYILNMQKEVRGTLRLGVSSNFAQYRLPKILKGFSNKYPHVQFNVNTGWSTEIMQLLDSSNVQLGILRGNYEWYGIKTLIHKERLCLISKKEVDLDNLPKLPFINYKTDSSLKNLIYGWWHDRFSEPPLVTMETDRQETCKEMVKHDLGVSILPEICLQPTDNLFTYALSYNNGEPLLRNTWLMYNQDSLKLSTVKNFIDYLNKNTNHL
- a CDS encoding 2-methylaconitate cis-trans isomerase PrpF family protein gives rise to the protein MKVPVAVMRGGTSKGVFINFEHMPSNRSHWGDFLLDVMGSPDRRQIDGLGGANSLTSKAAIIKKSDSADFDVEYTFAQISIDNQMVDFKGNCGNISSAVGPYCIEQGLVVAQEPVTTVRIFNTNTQKLIIAEVEVENGRVKIDGSCSIPGVPGTGSPIYLSFTRAEGAVTGKLFPTGNPVDMIKTKDRLIPVSIIDVANPLVFVRAQDIGLRGNELPSDYTQQKLNELEEIRSIAAEMCQFSDRNSATLKSPAVPKMTIIAPPMSYVDLTGTERKASEMDVMIRMMSMQKPHQALAITGAICTTAGAFLQDTILADMVDIKQEIFRLAHPAGIMETKVDFLAGHICAIKVVRTARMILEGYVYTKKNYNLAYQLA